A single region of the Nitrospirota bacterium genome encodes:
- a CDS encoding undecaprenyl-diphosphate phosphatase: MFEIFQAMILGVLQGLTEFLPVSSSAHLVLLPWFLKWEGIVNSLSFDVALHFGTLMALLYYFRKDWIDMFRGVPSKEGLFRDLVIGTLPAVTVGLFLHEWLSSLRDPLIIIYTLCAVSVLMILVEKRYHPAAERSDFYKIDQKDALFIGVAQVFALVPGVSRSGITIVAGMARGYKREAAARFSFMLSTPVVAGACMLEGRKLLGPEPFDLKIFITGIAASAVTGFFVIKYLLYFFQNHTLKPFAYYRFLLAFVIIFTIWTRSAG, translated from the coding sequence ATGTTTGAGATTTTTCAGGCGATGATATTAGGCGTCTTGCAGGGGCTGACCGAGTTTCTGCCGGTAAGCAGTTCAGCCCATCTCGTTCTTCTGCCCTGGTTTCTGAAATGGGAAGGGATCGTCAATTCTCTCTCATTTGATGTCGCGCTCCATTTCGGCACACTAATGGCGCTTCTTTATTACTTCAGAAAAGACTGGATAGACATGTTCAGGGGCGTCCCGTCAAAAGAGGGGCTCTTCAGAGACCTGGTCATAGGCACCCTGCCCGCAGTAACAGTCGGCCTCTTTCTGCATGAATGGCTTTCATCTCTCAGGGATCCACTGATCATAATTTACACTCTCTGCGCTGTCTCGGTCTTGATGATCCTCGTTGAGAAAAGATATCATCCGGCAGCAGAGAGGTCTGATTTTTACAAAATAGACCAGAAGGACGCCCTGTTCATCGGTGTCGCGCAGGTCTTCGCCCTTGTCCCCGGAGTCTCAAGGTCAGGGATAACGATAGTCGCAGGTATGGCAAGGGGATATAAGAGAGAGGCTGCCGCGCGCTTCTCATTTATGCTGAGCACGCCGGTCGTGGCAGGGGCATGCATGCTTGAAGGAAGAAAGCTGCTTGGGCCTGAGCCGTTCGATCTTAAGATATTTATTACAGGCATCGCAGCTTCCGCGGTCACAGGTTTTTTTGTAATAAAATACCTTCTTTACTTCTTCCAGAACCACACGCTCAAGCCCTTTGCTTATTATCGTTTTTTACTTGCTTTTGTTATTATATTCACCATATGGACAAGGTCGGCAGGATAA
- a CDS encoding AtpZ/AtpI family protein, with protein sequence MAKKQPEAKSEKGELFRALGSASMIGINLVTSTFVGFAIGHWVLDRYLHTEPWFTIIFLLLGIAAGFKHLYKVAMKQGKDNNESDKK encoded by the coding sequence ATGGCTAAAAAACAACCTGAGGCTAAGTCCGAAAAAGGCGAGCTCTTCCGCGCACTGGGCAGCGCGAGCATGATAGGGATAAACCTTGTCACATCCACCTTTGTCGGTTTTGCCATAGGGCACTGGGTTCTGGACAGGTATCTTCATACAGAACCGTGGTTCACGATAATATTTCTCCTTCTCGGAATTGCAGCCGGGTTTAAGCATCTCTACAAAGTTGCAATGAAGCAGGGGAAAGATAATAATGAGAGTGACAAAAAATGA
- the pyrE gene encoding orotate phosphoribosyltransferase produces the protein MKKRLIELIISRTFKYTDEPTFKLAAGGMSNFYFNCKPTTLNAEGMYLIGNLLYEIIMKDKKWKVKGVGGLTLGADPVANAIAYTSYLKGEPLEAFVVRKEPKKHGTMQWVEGQVKEGDKVLIVEDVITTGGSSIKAVERAQMCGLKVVGVLSLIDRQEGGKEAIKKLGIPCKALLTKEDIFEAFKKDRYSPLA, from the coding sequence ATGAAAAAAAGGCTCATAGAACTTATCATTTCAAGGACATTCAAATATACCGACGAGCCGACCTTCAAACTCGCCGCAGGAGGGATGAGCAATTTTTACTTCAACTGCAAACCCACCACGCTGAACGCAGAGGGTATGTATCTGATAGGCAACCTTCTCTATGAGATCATCATGAAGGATAAAAAGTGGAAGGTCAAAGGAGTAGGGGGGCTCACTCTCGGCGCAGACCCTGTTGCAAACGCCATCGCCTACACTTCATATTTAAAGGGCGAGCCGCTTGAAGCGTTTGTTGTCAGAAAGGAGCCGAAGAAGCACGGCACGATGCAGTGGGTAGAGGGGCAGGTAAAAGAAGGCGACAAGGTCTTGATCGTTGAGGATGTAATCACCACAGGCGGCTCTTCGATAAAGGCGGTCGAGAGGGCTCAAATGTGCGGGCTAAAAGTCGTCGGCGTGCTTTCACTGATAGACAGGCAGGAAGGCGGAAAAGAGGCGATAAAAAAATTAGGCATTCCGTGCAAGGCTTTACTGACAAAAGAAGATATATTTGAGGCGTTCAAGAAAGACAGATATTCCCCTCTTGCATAA